From Bradyrhizobium sp. AZCC 1610:
GACACCCGCACCGGATCGCGCGAATTCCAGGCGTCTTCTGCCATGCGCGCCTTCTGGGCGGCGGTTTCGCGGGTGAAGGGCGGCAGCGGCGGACGCGACATGACGTTTCTCCGGGTTGACAGTCCGGCGAGACTGTACCGATCGGTACAGAGAGTCAATCGGCAAGAATCAATCCGAAGCCAAGTCGGCCTTCATCAACTGCCGCAGCGATTTCGGGATTGGTTTCGCCCGTCCCTCGCTGATGAAGGCGACGCGCACCTCGGCCTTGACCAGCACGTCCTCCCCGCGCCGCACCTCCTGCGCCAGCGTGATGGAAGCGCCCTTCACTGCGACCGGCCATGTCACCACATCGAGCACGTCATCCATCCGCGCGGGGCGCAGGAAGTCGAGCTCCATCGAGCGCACCACGAAGGCAAAGCCCGGTGTCTCCTCCTGCGCCTGTTCGAACAGCGCCTGCTGCGAGGCGCCCATCAGCCGCAGATGGTTGGTGCGCCCGCGCTCCATGAAGCGCAGATAGTTGGCGTGATAGACGATGCCGGAGAAATCGGTGTCCTCGTAGTAGACACGGACCTGCATGTGATGGCGGCCGTCGCGGATCTCGCCGTCGAGGTAGGGAATCATTTCAAATGATTTACTTGCTCGCGAGCCAGCCTGAGAAACTCTTTCAGATCCCAAGGCACAACAC
This genomic window contains:
- the ybgC gene encoding tol-pal system-associated acyl-CoA thioesterase; its protein translation is MIPYLDGEIRDGRHHMQVRVYYEDTDFSGIVYHANYLRFMERGRTNHLRLMGASQQALFEQAQEETPGFAFVVRSMELDFLRPARMDDVLDVVTWPVAVKGASITLAQEVRRGEDVLVKAEVRVAFISEGRAKPIPKSLRQLMKADLASD